A DNA window from Euzebyales bacterium contains the following coding sequences:
- a CDS encoding O-antigen ligase family protein produces the protein MMRRAAYWAAVLFIFTVPWEVAIRVGAVGRVSRAVGLLVAGLWALSVIMRGHSRPLDRFVKAYFLLVLWSGLTMFWTIDVHATLGGFITYVQILGMVLVVLDLFETERRVETALQAFVLGAYVSCVSIFVNWVNAPPTDFPEHQRIKALGFEVDGIALIIAVALPAAWYLATGPPADRLPRVLVVADIAYVPAGVFALVLTGTRGAAVASLPTVVFVAWTLRHARRNRRLAAWAMVGAAIVGVAFLVPREPLQRITGTVSDVVGSDSLSGRKEIWQEGVDIFLTHPVGGVGLDAHRAAVSAGKEAHNTALSVLVETGIVGFVLLVAVIAGVAVRVRQRRGWAAWYWGAQLTAILLGAMSLSLEDRKAVWIMGSLAVASATAARRREDARPPPSDLDLAHVDDVDGGYAVVRSAAPVPSIPS, from the coding sequence ATGATGCGACGGGCGGCCTACTGGGCGGCGGTGCTGTTCATCTTCACGGTCCCGTGGGAGGTCGCGATCCGCGTCGGCGCGGTCGGCCGGGTGAGCCGGGCGGTGGGCCTGCTGGTCGCCGGGCTGTGGGCGCTGTCGGTCATCATGCGCGGTCACAGCCGGCCGCTCGACCGCTTCGTCAAGGCCTACTTCCTGCTGGTGCTGTGGAGCGGCCTGACGATGTTCTGGACGATCGACGTGCACGCCACGCTGGGCGGGTTCATCACCTACGTCCAGATCTTGGGCATGGTGCTGGTCGTGCTGGACCTGTTCGAGACGGAACGGCGGGTCGAGACGGCGCTCCAGGCCTTCGTCCTCGGTGCCTACGTGTCGTGTGTCAGCATCTTCGTCAACTGGGTCAACGCTCCCCCGACGGACTTCCCCGAGCACCAGCGCATCAAGGCACTCGGGTTCGAGGTCGACGGCATCGCACTCATCATCGCCGTGGCGCTGCCCGCGGCCTGGTACCTGGCGACCGGCCCGCCCGCGGACCGGTTGCCGCGCGTCCTGGTCGTGGCCGACATCGCGTACGTCCCGGCGGGGGTCTTCGCGCTGGTGCTGACGGGTACCCGGGGTGCCGCGGTGGCCAGCCTCCCCACGGTCGTCTTCGTCGCCTGGACGTTGCGCCACGCACGCCGGAACCGCCGGCTGGCCGCCTGGGCGATGGTGGGAGCCGCGATCGTCGGCGTGGCCTTCTTGGTCCCTCGCGAACCGTTGCAGCGCATCACCGGGACGGTGAGCGACGTCGTCGGCTCCGACAGCCTGAGCGGCCGCAAGGAGATCTGGCAGGAAGGTGTCGACATCTTCCTCACCCATCCGGTCGGCGGCGTCGGCCTCGATGCGCACCGAGCGGCGGTGTCAGCCGGCAAGGAGGCACACAACACCGCGCTGTCGGTCCTGGTGGAGACGGGCATCGTCGGCTTCGTGCTTCTGGTCGCAGTGATCGCCGGCGTGGCCGTCCGCGTCCGGCAGCGGCGTGGGTGGGCCGCGTGGTACTGGGGCGCACAGCTCACGGCCATCCTGCTCGGCGCGATGTCGCTGTCGTTGGAGGACCGCAAGGCCGTCTGGATCATGGGGTCGTTGGCGGTCGCGAGTGCGACGGCAGCGCGCCGACGCGAGGACGCACGACCACCGCCCTCGGACCTGGATCTGGCGCACGTCGACGACGTGGACGGCGGCTACGCCGTCGTGCGGTCGGCCGCGCCCGTACCGTCGATCCCGTCGTAG